The proteins below come from a single Acidimicrobiia bacterium genomic window:
- a CDS encoding sortase yields the protein MGNRTITRQSEEPATPSRRGRVVRTVRVVGWTSIGVGLFLLGFVAHQLFVTTWFAQQANDGLLVEATERFDTVQVTEVPYEDPTIDTVPGPERDPYDIVPTILVEPEPEPGEAFAIIRIPKIERLADGWTVVEGVSRRTLRAGAGHMPSTPLPGQPGNAVVSGHRTTYGAPFHELDTLAVGDLIEVETAIGVHVYAVTGTEIVSPRDLWVTQYRGPATLTLTTCHPKFSARQRLVVFADLIEGPNAAAILDS from the coding sequence ATGGGGAATCGGACGATCACGAGACAGTCGGAGGAACCGGCGACGCCGAGCCGGCGTGGGCGCGTGGTACGAACGGTCCGGGTGGTCGGATGGACCAGCATCGGAGTCGGCCTGTTCCTGCTCGGGTTTGTCGCCCATCAGCTGTTCGTGACCACCTGGTTCGCGCAGCAGGCAAACGACGGTCTCCTCGTCGAGGCGACCGAGCGGTTCGACACGGTGCAAGTCACGGAGGTTCCGTACGAGGACCCCACCATCGACACGGTGCCCGGACCGGAACGGGATCCGTACGACATCGTGCCGACCATCCTCGTCGAACCGGAGCCAGAACCCGGTGAAGCGTTTGCGATCATCCGGATCCCGAAGATCGAGCGCCTCGCTGATGGGTGGACCGTCGTGGAGGGCGTGTCGCGCCGGACGCTTCGGGCTGGCGCTGGCCACATGCCGTCGACGCCGCTCCCGGGACAACCGGGGAACGCCGTCGTTTCGGGCCATCGAACCACCTACGGGGCACCGTTCCATGAACTCGACACGCTCGCAGTCGGCGACCTCATCGAGGTCGAAACCGCGATAGGGGTCCATGTGTATGCCGTGACGGGGACCGAGATCGTCTCACCACGCGACCTGTGGGTCACCCAATACCGGGGGCCCGCCACGCTCACCCTCACGACATGCCATCCGAAGTTCAGCGCGCGTCAGCGTCTCGTCGTGTTCGCCGACCTCATCGAGGGCCCGAACGCCGCAGCTATCCTCGACTCATGA
- a CDS encoding DUF2269 family protein — protein MDELYNWILFGHIIGATIWFGGAVAYEGLGAVAKRTGDPSEVTRYVDSATRASNRIMPVAALMALVFGIWLVIDSPAWEFSDLFISIGFLVIIVGIVMGVFVLTPQGKRLNALVESNGYDDPQAGVIARKIEMAGHFQTLLVTVGMFAMVFKF, from the coding sequence ATGGACGAGCTGTACAACTGGATTCTGTTCGGGCACATCATCGGCGCAACGATCTGGTTCGGTGGAGCCGTTGCCTATGAGGGGCTCGGTGCCGTCGCCAAGCGAACAGGAGATCCGTCGGAGGTCACCCGATATGTTGATTCCGCGACCAGGGCGAGCAACCGCATCATGCCTGTTGCCGCGTTGATGGCCCTCGTGTTCGGTATCTGGCTCGTCATCGACAGCCCGGCCTGGGAGTTCAGCGACCTGTTCATCTCGATCGGGTTCCTCGTGATCATCGTTGGGATTGTGATGGGTGTCTTTGTGCTGACGCCGCAAGGGAAGAGGCTCAACGCATTGGTCGAATCGAACGGCTACGACGATCCGCAGGCGGGAGTAATTGCACGCAAGATCGAGATGGCTGGCCATTTCCAGACACTGCTGGTGACGGTCGGCATGTTCGCGATGGTCTTCAAGTTCTGA
- a CDS encoding nitroreductase family deazaflavin-dependent oxidoreductase: MSHTLFDIDRHSVIVLTTTGRASGHPHTIEIWFAQKGWTLYLLSGGGHRSDWVRNLLHTPAVAVRADAISYSGTARLVTDAEEERMARDAVYDRYAADHAGDLTRWREAALPIAIDIDVAMSENDQ; the protein is encoded by the coding sequence GTGAGTCATACCCTGTTCGATATCGATCGCCACAGTGTGATCGTTCTCACCACTACCGGCAGGGCGAGCGGACATCCCCACACCATTGAGATCTGGTTCGCCCAGAAGGGTTGGACTCTCTACCTGCTCTCCGGTGGCGGTCACCGCTCCGACTGGGTTCGCAACCTGCTCCATACGCCTGCCGTTGCCGTCCGCGCCGATGCCATTTCCTACTCCGGGACCGCCCGGCTGGTCACCGACGCTGAGGAGGAACGGATGGCTCGAGACGCCGTGTACGACAGGTACGCCGCCGACCATGCCGGGGACCTCACCCGATGGCGGGAGGCGGCGCTTCCAATCGCGATCGACATAGATGTCGCGATGTCAGAGAACGATCAATGA
- a CDS encoding aminotransferase class III-fold pyridoxal phosphate-dependent enzyme, which produces MTAPTLLHPFAPPTRKADGYLSITSGSGATVTDTAGNTYIDAMASLWYTNVGYGRTEIADAVAAQMGQLGGFHTFTSFTNPPADELADRVANLSPYERPRVFFCGSGSEAVDSAMKIARIAHAQSGHPERTVIVSRERAYHGVAYGGTSASGLPPNRAGFGPFLGDVVSVDPDDLGKMEAVLLERSGEVAAVITEPVQGAGGVHPPADGYLEGLRQLCDRFGAYLIFDEVITGFGRLGTWFASQFFGVTPDLTTFAKAITSGYQPLGGVVVGDRVVAALERDPDFVFRHGFTYSGHPAVCAAGLANLAIIEREDLLAGVPAIESAFSARLGALRDEGRLADVRGVGGMWAAGLPTGVDETEVFRRMLDAGVIARSLPSTITFCPPLVITEGQIDQVVDALTSAIAS; this is translated from the coding sequence ATGACGGCACCGACCCTTCTCCATCCGTTCGCGCCGCCCACACGGAAGGCCGATGGGTATCTGTCGATCACGAGTGGGTCCGGGGCGACCGTCACCGACACGGCCGGGAACACCTATATCGATGCGATGGCTTCTCTGTGGTACACCAATGTCGGGTATGGGCGTACCGAGATCGCTGACGCCGTTGCCGCCCAGATGGGTCAACTCGGCGGGTTCCACACCTTCACGAGCTTCACGAACCCGCCTGCGGACGAACTCGCCGATCGCGTAGCGAACCTGTCACCGTACGAACGCCCGAGGGTCTTCTTCTGCGGATCGGGGTCGGAGGCCGTCGATTCGGCGATGAAGATCGCTCGCATTGCCCACGCCCAGTCGGGGCATCCGGAGCGAACCGTCATCGTGTCCCGTGAGCGGGCATACCACGGTGTTGCCTACGGAGGGACCAGCGCGTCGGGGCTGCCCCCGAACCGTGCCGGCTTCGGCCCGTTTCTCGGAGATGTCGTCAGTGTCGACCCCGATGACCTCGGCAAGATGGAGGCGGTGCTGCTTGAGCGCTCCGGCGAGGTCGCGGCAGTCATCACCGAACCCGTGCAGGGGGCCGGGGGTGTCCACCCTCCTGCCGACGGCTATCTCGAGGGCCTGCGTCAGCTGTGTGACCGCTTCGGCGCCTACCTCATCTTCGATGAGGTCATCACCGGGTTCGGGCGCCTCGGCACCTGGTTCGCGAGCCAGTTCTTCGGAGTGACCCCCGACCTGACGACCTTCGCCAAGGCCATCACCAGCGGCTATCAGCCCCTCGGGGGTGTCGTGGTCGGGGATAGGGTCGTTGCTGCGCTCGAACGAGATCCCGATTTCGTGTTTCGGCACGGCTTCACCTACTCGGGTCACCCGGCCGTCTGTGCAGCGGGGCTCGCGAACCTTGCGATCATTGAGCGTGAGGATCTCCTCGCAGGGGTACCAGCGATCGAATCGGCCTTCTCCGCCCGTCTCGGGGCGCTTCGCGACGAGGGACGACTTGCCGATGTCAGGGGTGTCGGCGGCATGTGGGCGGCAGGACTCCCGACCGGTGTCGACGAAACCGAGGTCTTCCGCCGAATGCTCGACGCGGGCGTGATCGCTCGGTCCCTTCCTTCGACGATCACTTTCTGTCCGCCACTGGTTATCACCGAGGGCCAGATCGACCAGGTCGTCGATGCGCTTACGTCTGCGATCGCATCGTGA
- a CDS encoding LLM class F420-dependent oxidoreductase — translation MKASIQVANFTWPGGDAAIAPSLRAIGEAADASGLDTVWVMDHFFQLEPMIGPADNAMLEGYTALGYLAAATERVSLGTLVTGVHHRPAGLLAKTVTTLDVLSQGRAWLGIGAGWYERESVGLGIPFPSTAVRFEQLEETLQVVLQMWEGNRNPINGKHYQLAEPINSPQTLTKPHPPILIGGSGEKKTLRMVAQYGDAANLFAFGGTDTVRHKLDVLKAHCDRLGRDYDEISKTAGGFFYTGQPVAEIVDQVRPLVKIGFDHIIFNVYDDYQGTPVERLGSAVLPALAEL, via the coding sequence ATGAAGGCCAGTATCCAGGTGGCCAACTTCACCTGGCCCGGAGGCGACGCAGCCATCGCCCCGTCACTGCGGGCGATCGGTGAGGCCGCCGACGCCAGCGGCCTGGACACGGTGTGGGTGATGGACCACTTCTTCCAGCTGGAACCGATGATCGGCCCCGCCGACAACGCCATGCTGGAGGGCTACACCGCCCTGGGCTATCTGGCTGCGGCCACCGAACGAGTCAGCCTTGGCACCCTGGTGACCGGGGTCCACCACCGGCCAGCCGGTCTGCTGGCCAAGACGGTGACGACGCTCGACGTGCTCTCGCAGGGGCGCGCCTGGCTCGGAATCGGAGCAGGCTGGTACGAACGGGAGTCAGTGGGGCTCGGGATCCCCTTCCCCTCCACCGCAGTCCGATTCGAACAGCTCGAAGAGACGCTGCAGGTCGTTCTGCAGATGTGGGAGGGCAACCGGAACCCCATCAACGGCAAGCATTACCAGCTCGCCGAGCCGATCAACAGCCCCCAAACACTCACCAAGCCGCATCCGCCGATCCTGATCGGTGGGTCCGGAGAGAAAAAGACGCTGCGGATGGTGGCCCAGTATGGGGATGCTGCCAACCTGTTTGCCTTCGGCGGCACCGACACGGTGCGTCACAAACTCGATGTGCTCAAGGCGCATTGTGATCGCCTTGGCCGCGACTACGACGAGATCTCCAAGACCGCCGGTGGGTTCTTCTACACGGGCCAACCAGTCGCCGAGATCGTGGACCAGGTACGGCCGCTGGTCAAAATCGGGTTCGACCACATCATCTTCAATGTCTACGACGACTACCAGGGCACCCCCGTGGAACGGCTCGGTTCCGCGGTGCTGCCCGCCCTTGCCGAGTTGTGA
- a CDS encoding cation:proton antiporter regulatory subunit, protein MDRIEESDLPGVGRRYEFTSGDDRRIGVIHHKSGRKEVFVSAPGDHDLCVVSLNVDGHDARTLAELLGGTSIAESLAELQQEIEGLLIDWLPVEEGTPYDDRTIGDAQIRTRTGVSVVAVVRDDEPIPAPGPQFHVAAGDILVVVGTAAGIETVRELLRTG, encoded by the coding sequence ATGGACCGGATCGAAGAATCAGACCTCCCTGGAGTCGGCAGGCGCTACGAGTTCACCTCCGGCGACGACCGCCGAATCGGTGTGATACACCACAAGTCTGGCCGCAAGGAGGTCTTCGTGTCCGCGCCGGGAGATCACGATCTCTGTGTCGTCTCGCTCAATGTCGATGGACACGACGCGAGGACACTCGCCGAGCTTCTCGGTGGGACAAGCATCGCCGAGAGCCTCGCAGAGTTGCAGCAGGAGATCGAGGGGCTCCTGATCGACTGGCTTCCCGTCGAGGAGGGCACGCCGTACGACGATCGCACCATCGGGGATGCTCAGATCCGCACTCGCACGGGTGTGTCCGTGGTCGCCGTCGTGCGCGACGACGAACCGATCCCAGCGCCGGGGCCGCAGTTCCACGTCGCTGCCGGTGACATCCTCGTAGTGGTCGGCACGGCCGCCGGCATCGAAACGGTTCGCGAGCTACTCCGGACTGGCTGA
- a CDS encoding aminodeoxychorismate/anthranilate synthase component II — protein sequence MRVLILDNYDSFTYNLAQYFGELGAEPIVYRNDMLAPKDALALAPDRLVISPGPGRPEDAGYSVDYITTLGASVPTLGVCLGLQAAVVAFGGTVGSAPQPRHGKTSMISHDGKGIFVGIPSPFEATRYHSLAATEVPAVFEQTAHSDDGVLQGVRHRTLPIEAVQFHPESIMTGYGKAILANFLRTAS from the coding sequence ATGAGGGTGCTGATCCTCGACAACTACGACTCCTTCACTTACAACCTCGCCCAGTACTTCGGGGAGCTCGGTGCGGAGCCCATCGTCTATCGCAACGACATGCTCGCGCCGAAGGATGCTCTCGCGCTCGCACCGGACCGGCTTGTCATCTCACCGGGCCCGGGCCGCCCCGAAGATGCCGGCTACTCGGTTGACTACATCACCACCCTCGGAGCCTCGGTTCCGACCCTCGGTGTGTGTCTCGGGCTCCAAGCGGCCGTCGTGGCGTTCGGTGGGACGGTGGGTTCGGCGCCCCAGCCCCGTCACGGCAAGACATCGATGATCAGCCACGACGGGAAGGGAATCTTCGTCGGTATCCCGAGCCCGTTCGAAGCGACGAGGTATCACAGCCTCGCGGCGACCGAGGTCCCGGCTGTCTTCGAGCAGACGGCCCATTCCGACGACGGAGTGCTCCAGGGGGTGCGTCACAGGACGCTGCCGATCGAGGCCGTGCAGTTCCATCCCGAGAGCATCATGACCGGATACGGCAAGGCGATTCTTGCCAACTTCTTGCGGACCGCGAGCTGA
- a CDS encoding AI-2E family transporter: MDDDRTMELPEPPEPSGPARPGAPDYYPPSPPWGEQAKLTVIVMCFVLVVVTVYLIRNVLAVAALAGLIAFLVAPLIRFAHRRLHIPRGLALLIAYLIVFFGTVGFGYFVVNEIVVSIKELDPVGLVDDARVWLLGEIDDQNHWNVFGVAIDMTGVMDALEAPVAPGGDGIVVDAQVVLNVLGSSLGNVRTIVGLVVAMITSAILTALVAMYLNADSTRMHKGIVDRLPPGYERDGLMMMRKQRRVWTGYLYGQVINSLITGALVFAVLAFVGLPGAFLMGVIMMVLNMIPTFGPILAAIPGVLAAMISGSTRWPDLENWWFALIVVGIYLVVVQLQANIIAPRVMGTAVQLRPAVVLVGLLVGFQVGGLLGSLLAVPVIASIRDVAVYIWMKLIDKDPFAKEKPIPIALESL; the protein is encoded by the coding sequence ATGGACGACGACCGTACGATGGAACTCCCGGAGCCGCCTGAACCCTCAGGACCGGCCCGGCCGGGGGCTCCTGACTATTACCCGCCGTCGCCGCCCTGGGGCGAGCAGGCGAAGCTGACGGTCATCGTCATGTGTTTCGTGTTGGTAGTCGTGACGGTGTATCTGATCCGCAATGTGCTTGCGGTGGCTGCCCTCGCCGGTCTCATCGCGTTCCTCGTCGCCCCACTCATCCGATTCGCACACCGCCGGCTGCACATCCCGCGTGGACTCGCCCTCCTCATCGCCTACCTGATTGTCTTCTTCGGGACGGTGGGATTCGGCTACTTCGTCGTGAACGAGATCGTCGTTTCGATCAAGGAACTGGATCCCGTCGGCCTCGTCGACGATGCCCGCGTGTGGCTCCTCGGCGAGATCGACGACCAGAACCACTGGAATGTGTTCGGTGTCGCGATCGACATGACCGGCGTCATGGATGCCCTCGAGGCTCCCGTTGCGCCCGGTGGCGACGGGATCGTGGTCGACGCGCAGGTGGTGCTCAATGTGCTCGGCTCCTCGCTCGGGAATGTACGCACGATCGTCGGACTCGTGGTTGCGATGATCACTTCGGCGATCCTCACGGCGCTCGTCGCCATGTACCTCAACGCCGACAGCACACGGATGCACAAAGGGATCGTCGACCGTCTCCCGCCGGGATACGAACGCGACGGGTTGATGATGATGCGGAAGCAGCGGCGGGTCTGGACGGGGTATCTCTACGGTCAGGTGATCAACTCACTCATCACCGGGGCCCTCGTGTTCGCAGTGCTTGCGTTCGTCGGCCTCCCAGGCGCCTTCTTGATGGGAGTGATCATGATGGTCCTCAACATGATCCCCACTTTCGGACCGATTCTCGCCGCGATTCCCGGAGTTCTCGCCGCCATGATCTCGGGGTCGACCCGGTGGCCCGACCTCGAGAACTGGTGGTTTGCGCTCATCGTGGTCGGCATCTACCTCGTCGTCGTTCAACTCCAGGCGAACATCATCGCGCCGCGGGTCATGGGGACGGCGGTCCAACTTCGACCCGCCGTTGTGCTCGTCGGGCTGCTCGTCGGATTCCAGGTCGGTGGGCTGCTCGGCTCGCTGCTTGCGGTCCCCGTGATCGCATCGATCCGGGATGTTGCGGTGTACATCTGGATGAAGCTGATCGACAAGGATCCCTTCGCGAAGGAGAAGCCGATCCCCATCGCCCTCGAGTCCCTGTGA
- the acs gene encoding acetate--CoA ligase yields MTDTGIENLLHENRLFPPSESFAADAVVTQADYDEAAADYVAYWMRQATDRISWFREPTVALNDEDAPFYTWFEDGELNVTFNCLDRHLATGGTKVAYHWIGEPGDTRTITYQDLADEVNRFANGLRSLGVVKGDRIAIYMGMVPELAVAMLACARIGAPHSVIFGGFSADAIVDRVDDAKAKLLITCDGAWRRGTVVPLKDNCDDAMARADSIEHCIVVKRTGHGVDMREGRDIWWHDLVSDQSTDCEPEVMGAEDLLYLLYTSGTTAKPKGIMHTTGGYLTGVATTHAQVFDLKPDSDVYWCAADIGWVTGHSYIVYGPLANHTTSVMYEGTPDFPDKDRLWSIVADYGVTILYTAPTAIRAFMKWGDEYPGRHDLSSLRLLGTVGEPINPKAWMWYHDTIGGGTCPIVDTWWQTETGGIMISPMPGVTPTKPGSATKAIPGISAAVVDGAGDPVPLGSGGFLTITEPWPAMLRSIYGDDQRYIDTYWSRYDGVYFPGDGAKIDEDGYLWILGRVDDVMNVSGHRISTMEVESALVSHPLVAEAAVVGAADDLSGQAIAAFVTLVGSEEPSDGLLTELKAHVADKIGAIARPKTIIFTPDLPKTRSGKIMRRLLRDISDHRSLGDVTTLANADVVDAIAQQAEHYTDDD; encoded by the coding sequence ATGACCGACACGGGAATCGAGAACCTTCTTCATGAGAATCGGCTCTTTCCGCCGAGTGAGTCGTTCGCAGCCGACGCGGTGGTCACCCAAGCCGACTACGACGAGGCGGCCGCTGACTATGTCGCGTACTGGATGCGGCAGGCGACCGACCGTATCTCGTGGTTCAGGGAACCGACCGTTGCGCTCAACGACGAGGACGCGCCGTTCTACACCTGGTTCGAAGACGGGGAGCTCAATGTCACCTTCAACTGTCTCGACCGTCACCTCGCGACAGGTGGCACAAAGGTCGCCTACCACTGGATCGGAGAACCGGGGGACACTCGCACCATCACCTATCAGGACCTCGCGGACGAAGTCAACCGATTCGCGAACGGCCTGCGGTCCCTCGGCGTCGTGAAAGGGGATCGCATCGCCATCTACATGGGCATGGTCCCCGAACTGGCGGTCGCGATGCTCGCGTGTGCCCGCATCGGGGCGCCCCATTCGGTCATCTTCGGCGGTTTCTCCGCCGACGCCATCGTCGACCGAGTCGACGACGCCAAAGCCAAACTGTTGATCACCTGCGACGGAGCCTGGCGGCGGGGAACCGTCGTACCGCTCAAGGACAACTGTGACGATGCCATGGCACGGGCCGACTCGATCGAGCACTGCATTGTGGTCAAGCGCACCGGTCACGGTGTCGACATGCGCGAAGGGCGAGACATCTGGTGGCACGACCTCGTCAGTGACCAGTCAACCGACTGTGAGCCCGAGGTCATGGGTGCCGAAGACCTCCTCTACCTGTTGTACACATCGGGCACCACCGCCAAACCGAAGGGCATCATGCACACCACCGGTGGCTACCTCACGGGTGTCGCGACAACCCACGCCCAGGTCTTCGACCTGAAGCCCGACAGCGATGTGTACTGGTGCGCGGCCGACATCGGCTGGGTCACCGGACATTCGTACATCGTGTACGGGCCCCTCGCCAACCACACGACCAGCGTCATGTACGAAGGGACTCCGGACTTCCCCGACAAGGACCGGCTCTGGTCGATCGTCGCCGACTATGGGGTCACGATCCTGTACACGGCACCCACAGCGATACGGGCATTCATGAAATGGGGCGACGAGTACCCGGGCCGCCACGACCTGTCGTCGTTGCGGCTGCTCGGAACGGTCGGCGAACCGATCAACCCGAAGGCGTGGATGTGGTACCACGACACGATCGGCGGCGGGACCTGCCCGATCGTCGACACCTGGTGGCAGACCGAGACGGGGGGCATCATGATCAGCCCGATGCCGGGCGTCACACCGACCAAGCCTGGCTCGGCGACCAAGGCGATCCCGGGAATCAGCGCAGCCGTCGTGGACGGCGCGGGCGACCCCGTTCCCCTCGGATCCGGGGGGTTCCTCACCATCACCGAGCCGTGGCCAGCGATGCTGCGATCGATCTACGGGGATGATCAGCGCTATATCGACACCTATTGGTCGAGGTATGACGGCGTCTACTTCCCTGGGGATGGGGCCAAGATCGACGAGGACGGCTACCTGTGGATCCTCGGACGGGTCGACGATGTGATGAATGTGTCGGGTCATCGGATATCGACGATGGAGGTCGAGTCCGCACTCGTTTCACATCCGTTGGTTGCCGAAGCAGCCGTCGTCGGGGCAGCCGACGACCTTTCGGGTCAAGCGATCGCCGCATTCGTGACCCTCGTGGGTAGCGAGGAACCCTCCGATGGCCTCCTCACCGAGCTGAAGGCCCATGTCGCTGACAAGATCGGCGCGATCGCACGGCCAAAGACGATTATCTTCACACCGGACCTCCCCAAGACGCGGTCGGGAAAGATCATGCGGCGTCTCTTGCGTGACATCTCGGACCACCGTTCGCTCGGGGATGTCACCACGCTCGCGAACGCCGATGTCGTCGACGCGATCGCTCAACAGGCCGAGCACTACACCGACGACGACTGA
- a CDS encoding cation:proton antiporter yields MHDSALVLVELGAILLGLAILARLAARLGLSPIPLYLLAGLSIGEGGVLPVVTSEEFIEIGASIGVVLLLFLLGLEYSARELMGELRRGAPSGVVDLLLNFVPGVVFGLALGWDAVAVVAMGGVTYISSSGIIAKLLSDFGWLGNRETPIVLGLLVLEDLAMAVFLPVLAVLTIGAGVGAGIASIVIAVGLVAAILLAADRYSTQISRAVFAPSQEALLLSILGVTLITAGIAEQMNVSAAVGAFLVGIAVSGEVAEQANRVLSPLRDLFAAVFFIVFGISTDPAAIPPVLLPAVVLAVITAATKVTTGWWSARRAGIGRAGQLRAGTLLVARGEFSIVIAGLAAPIAASGESLAALAATYVLIMAVAGPLTARLFGSPAEASAVAM; encoded by the coding sequence ATGCACGACTCGGCGCTGGTCCTCGTCGAGCTTGGCGCCATTCTCCTCGGGCTGGCGATCCTCGCCAGATTGGCGGCGAGGCTCGGGCTATCGCCCATCCCCCTCTATCTCCTCGCCGGACTCTCGATCGGGGAGGGCGGGGTGCTCCCTGTCGTCACTTCGGAGGAGTTCATCGAGATCGGCGCTTCCATCGGCGTCGTACTCCTCCTGTTCTTGCTCGGACTCGAGTACTCGGCGCGCGAGTTGATGGGAGAGCTCCGGCGCGGTGCTCCGTCTGGAGTCGTCGACCTTTTGCTCAACTTCGTTCCCGGCGTGGTCTTCGGCCTCGCTCTCGGGTGGGATGCCGTTGCGGTCGTGGCGATGGGAGGGGTCACCTACATCTCGTCATCCGGCATCATCGCCAAGCTGCTCTCCGACTTCGGGTGGTTGGGCAACCGCGAGACGCCGATCGTGCTTGGATTGCTTGTGCTTGAGGACCTGGCGATGGCGGTGTTTCTCCCCGTGCTTGCGGTGCTGACCATTGGCGCGGGCGTCGGAGCGGGTATTGCCTCCATTGTCATCGCCGTCGGCTTGGTCGCCGCGATCCTCTTGGCCGCCGACCGCTATTCAACACAGATCAGCCGGGCAGTCTTCGCGCCGTCCCAGGAGGCGCTGTTGCTGTCGATCCTCGGTGTGACGCTCATCACCGCGGGGATCGCCGAGCAGATGAACGTCTCGGCTGCCGTCGGGGCCTTTCTGGTCGGCATCGCGGTCTCAGGAGAGGTCGCCGAGCAGGCCAATCGTGTCCTCTCGCCGCTCCGCGATCTGTTCGCCGCCGTGTTCTTCATCGTGTTCGGGATCTCGACGGATCCTGCCGCGATCCCGCCGGTCCTTCTCCCGGCGGTGGTCCTTGCCGTGATCACCGCAGCCACCAAGGTGACAACCGGATGGTGGTCGGCTCGCAGGGCTGGCATCGGGCGAGCTGGCCAGCTTCGGGCGGGCACGCTGCTCGTTGCACGCGGGGAGTTCTCGATCGTCATCGCCGGACTCGCGGCGCCGATTGCGGCGTCTGGCGAGAGCCTCGCGGCGCTTGCCGCCACCTATGTCCTGATCATGGCTGTCGCTGGCCCATTGACGGCGAGGCTCTTCGGGTCGCCGGCTGAGGCTTCGGCGGTGGCGATGTGA
- a CDS encoding cell division protein CrgA translates to MPVSKGRKKANKRPTPPSHKPTAIDTKGPSPMWYVVTMFGLMAIGILVILANYIGLLPGGTSNTYLLIGLAGIGVGFTMTMNYR, encoded by the coding sequence ATGCCGGTATCAAAAGGCCGCAAGAAGGCGAACAAGCGTCCGACCCCACCATCGCACAAACCGACGGCCATCGACACAAAGGGGCCTTCCCCGATGTGGTATGTCGTGACGATGTTCGGCCTGATGGCGATCGGCATCCTGGTGATTCTCGCCAACTACATCGGGCTGTTGCCCGGCGGGACATCGAACACCTATCTGCTCATCGGACTTGCCGGCATCGGTGTCGGCTTCACGATGACGATGAACTACCGGTGA
- a CDS encoding thiolase family protein encodes MHEAVIIDAVRTPLGKRNGGLSDWHPADLAAEPLKALAERNSLDPVLVDDVIMGCVSQVGEQTYNIGRNAVLGAGWPESVPGVTIDRQCGSSQQSVHFAAQGVMAGAYDVVVAAGVESMTRVPMGSSMGTSQPFGEKMRERYHNGLIPQGLSAELIAEKWGISREELDSIGADSQARALRATEEGRFDNEIIPIDVKIEGVPSTLTRDEGIRPGTTVEKLATLRPAFKDDGVVTAGNSSQITDGSAAILIASASKAKELGLTPRARFVSFSLAGTDPITMLTGPIPATDKALAKAGLTHDDIDRYEINEAFAAVIAAWLRETGGDWDKVNVNGGAIALGHPLGASGARLMTTLVNELERSGGRYGLQSMCEGGGLANGTIIESLA; translated from the coding sequence ATGCATGAGGCAGTGATCATCGATGCGGTGAGGACGCCGCTCGGCAAGCGCAACGGGGGCCTCTCCGACTGGCATCCAGCGGACCTTGCCGCTGAGCCGCTGAAGGCCCTCGCAGAGCGAAACAGCCTCGATCCGGTCCTCGTCGACGATGTGATCATGGGGTGCGTCTCCCAGGTCGGAGAGCAGACCTACAACATCGGTCGGAACGCTGTCCTCGGCGCAGGATGGCCGGAGTCCGTCCCCGGCGTCACCATCGACCGCCAGTGCGGCTCGTCGCAGCAGTCCGTCCACTTCGCGGCACAGGGTGTGATGGCTGGTGCGTACGATGTGGTGGTCGCTGCGGGCGTCGAGTCCATGACCCGTGTTCCGATGGGTTCGTCGATGGGGACGAGTCAGCCTTTCGGCGAGAAGATGCGTGAGCGATACCACAACGGTCTCATTCCGCAGGGCCTGTCGGCCGAGCTGATCGCCGAGAAGTGGGGGATTTCGAGAGAGGAACTCGACAGCATCGGTGCGGACAGCCAGGCAAGGGCATTGCGCGCAACCGAGGAGGGCCGTTTCGACAACGAGATCATCCCGATCGATGTCAAGATCGAAGGCGTGCCGAGCACACTGACGCGCGACGAGGGGATCCGGCCGGGAACGACGGTCGAGAAGCTTGCAACGCTGCGTCCCGCCTTCAAGGACGATGGTGTTGTCACCGCTGGGAACTCGTCGCAGATCACGGACGGGTCGGCCGCGATCCTCATCGCATCAGCTTCGAAGGCGAAAGAGCTCGGTCTGACCCCACGGGCACGATTCGTGTCGTTCTCGCTTGCGGGAACAGATCCGATCACGATGCTCACCGGCCCGATCCCCGCCACTGACAAGGCGCTGGCGAAGGCCGGTCTTACGCACGATGACATCGACCGGTACGAGATCAATGAGGCCTTCGCAGCGGTGATCGCGGCGTGGCTCCGTGAGACGGGCGGCGACTGGGACAAGGTCAATGTCAACGGTGGTGCCATTGCCCTTGGTCATCCCCTCGGCGCTTCCGGCGCGAGGCTGATGACGACCCTTGTCAACGAGCTCGAACGGTCCGGCGGCCGATATGGCCTCCAGTCGATGTGCGAGGGCGGGGGGCTCGCCAACGGCACGATCATCGAGTCTCTTGCATGA